The following proteins come from a genomic window of Bradysia coprophila strain Holo2 unplaced genomic scaffold, BU_Bcop_v1 contig_138, whole genome shotgun sequence:
- the LOC119073436 gene encoding uncharacterized protein LOC119073436 isoform X1 — MASSSPSVASSDSDSDSEALHELCNNVNLGLAKANKKSSLSAITTDGSTDQINEGEASLGATPKKTKSKTGDSKKPLPETPISRRDPILQRKDSVEKVIQVIDSRTFAKAPPSTTQCADSLPKDKLILNSETLLILNLLGMPSNVREQYLIDVAKQRKLLLTNPKTNTFNVNPQLFDVNNVPQVVDFVHQFHGKPMAQDLEIPGNVARKSKQRVKKKEKEKQPARTLVFDNQKLNIAVTSEINVQGSAPQAGSSKAAMISSVSHQPRKTDNVQPNEKIGHTLKSSAQSSSMTHLNKIMDKPTKKPRTLSACEQAVSRVLRQVEAQRQNVDEECSKRAQKQLRKKLRALSLECKKQANAEKPPRKRGGRGSKKMADPGQPQSGQSHTGSTAPLVQTDVAAKNLIRNKCSQINIKIQEKLNLCANNSAKAGPSTSKHQTDDLVIESIVRGSKSDEDDSDSSSVSSDSSNFPYDEETTSYFAKSDEMESSCNEKRTGTSESAKKSALKDDLSTQPSIMHTTKQTVSETNQLPLQKRTANSNAPSLINDECLLIMSLLTAKNESARNSLLQKAAVNSNIFLKKQEKKVLNDRLVKMKNVFTSPAIVKFIDDNTPKRRKEKETYESAVNELVRRYTAEADMFKYVLNELVLQNGRYAFNDPVNRKSIDSFIQSLIAANLGKIVEGDVRVNEYDNTEAYMTNDEDDRDIYFSSMLLRQCALHCTRVRAFAFTAEDQSPYARESVKRIVRGFVFEILDDQSKKQIVGKFDMKKAASNALVIIPDDRRLPRFKIDKSSDPMFSLGTFAPKENTLYMVQLRYWKDKKPYAGITEEIGKSDELDTGNRAVLLKNCLKPLAFSDNIMAALPKQPFVIPEAEYNSRENLTKECIFTIDPLTARDLDDAVSCKKLENGNYEIGVHISDVSYFINENSELDNVIKDQATTIYLVNTVYHMLPRELCMLCSLLPGQDKLTFSVFWEMTPAAQIVSTRFSKTIINSCSQFAYEHAQLMIEQPDREFEDGQLPKIHRFTHRDLSQTINMLNSIATILRKGRYDNGCISINQRKIVFDLNENGEPIAFRPDERGDSNFLIEEFMLLANQSVAKFIFDKFPTIAVLRNHAPPKANMMTELVTKMAGLNHKMDISSAKAIADSIAAIIRLSGNNEAVSTVLNSMVAKPMVRAEYICSGHIKNITALRHFALSIPIYTHFTSPIRRYPDILVHRLLAAALNLAPIPTRSQDELKSIARTCNDQKYNAKLAGEDSTNLYFLHYLRLFGPIKMRAAVKEQSKGTDLHLMLIDSGHNIRVNIKHNEPEIKFSVDDGIPRIQFVGCKNLSPIRVNIFDVVQVEVSAKDEKLKAKLVPPN, encoded by the exons ATGGCATCATCATCACCATCTGTAGCCAGTTCCGATTCTGATTCGGATTCTGAAGCGTTACACGAGTTGTGCAATAATGTAAATTTGGGATTAGCAAaggcaaataaaaaaagttcattgtcTGCGATTACCAcag ACGGTTCAACAGATCAAATCAACGAAGGAGAAGCTTCTCTTGGTGCAACACCGAAGAAAACTAAGTCGAAAACCGGAGATAGTAAGAAACCATTACCGGAGACTCCCATTAGCCGTCGTGATCCAATTCTACAGCGAAAAGACAGCGTGGAAAAGGTCATACAAGTTATAGATTCGAGAACGTTCGCAAAAGCTCCACCGTCAACGACTCAGTGTGCTGATAGTCTTCCCAAAGACAAGTTAATTCTAAATTCCGAAACTTTGCTCATCTTAAATTTGCTTGGGATGCCTAGTAACGTAAGGGAACAGTATTTGATTGATGTGGCTAAGCAACGAAAATTGTTGCTTACCAATCCGAAAACAAACACATTCAACGTGAATCCGCAGTTGTTCGATGTCAACAACGTACCACAAGTGGTAGACTTTGTTCATCAATTTCACGGAAAACCGATGGCTCAAGATTTGGAAATTCCCGGAAACGTTGCGAGGAAATCGAAACAGAGAGttaagaagaaagaaaaggaaaagcaACCAGCTCGTACGTTGGTATTTGACAATCAAAAACTGAATATTGCAGTTACCTCAGAGATAAACGTTCAAGGAAGTGCTCCACAAGCAGGTTCATCCAAAGCTGCTATGATCTCATCCGTTTCGCATCAACCCCGAAAAACCGACAATGTCCAACCGAATGAGAAAATTGGTCATACGCTGAAGTCTTCCGCTCAGTCATCATCAATGACCCACCTGAATAAAATTATGGATAAACCCACTAAGAAACCACGCACACTCAGCGCCTGTGAACAAGCAGTTTCCCGTGTGTTACGCCAAGTCGAAGCACAACGGCAAAATGTTGATGAGGAGTGTTCGAAACGAGCACAAAAGCAACTGCGAAAGAAATTGAGAGCATTGAGTCTGGAGTGCAAGAAACAAGCGAATGCTGAAAAACCTCCTCGAAAACGTGGCGGTCGCGGATCAAAAAAAATGGCTGATCCAGGGCAGCCACAAAGTGGACAATCGCATACTGGGTCAACTGCACCCTTGGTACAGACTGATGTTGCGGCTAAAAATCTAATCCGCAATAAGTGCTCACAAATCAACATCAAAATTCaagaaaagttaaatttatgcgCAAACAATTCGGCAAAAGCGGGCCCATCGACATCCAAGCACCAAACAGACGATCTGGTGATCGAGTCCATTGTTCGAGGTAGTAAATCGGACGAAGATGACAGTGATTCCAGCTCGGTATCATCAGACTCATCAAATTTTCCATATGATGAAGAGACAACGTCCTACTTTGCCAAGTCAGACGAGATGGAGAGTTCGTGTAACGAAAAACGGACCGGGACTTCAGAATCGGCGAAAAAATCTGCGTTAAAAGACGATCTATCAACG CAGCCATCAATCATGCACACCACAAAGCAAACTGTTTCCGAAACGAATCAATTGCCTTTGCAAAAACGCACAGCCAATTCGAATGCACCATCGCTGATAAATGACGAATGTCTCCTGATCATGTCACTGCTGACTGCTAAGAACGAATCAGCCAGAAACAGTTTACTACAGAAAGCGGCTGTTAACtcaaacattttccttaaGAAACAAGAAAAGAAAGTTCTGAATGACCGACtggttaaaatgaaaaatgtattcacATCACCAGCAATCGTTAAATTTATCGATGACAATACACCCAAGAGACGAAAGGAAAAGGAAACCTACGAGAGTGCAGTCAACGAGTTGGTTCGTCGCTACACTGCCGAAGCAGACATGTTCAAATACGTTTTGAATGAATTGGTTCTGCAGAATGGCCGGTACGCATTCAACGATCCAGTGAATAGGAAGTCTATAGACTCATTCATTCAATCCTTGATTGCTGCAAATTTgggaaaaattgttgaaggAGACGTCAGAGTCAATGAGTACGATAACACAGAAGCGTACATGACCAATGATGAAGATGATCGTGACATTTACTTCAGCTCTATGTTGCTCCGACAGTGTGCACTTCACTGTACTCGGGTCAGAGCTTTCGCATTTACAGCAGAGGATCAGTCACCATATGCAAGAGAAAGTGTCAAGCGAATCGTTCGTGGCTTTGTCTTCGAGATACTGGATGACCAGTCGAAGAAGCAAATAGTCGGAAAATTTGATATGAAGAAAGCAGCTTCTAATGCTCTTGTTATTATTCCGGACGACCGACGTCTTCCCCGATTCAAAATTGACAAGTCTTCCGATCCAATGTTTTCTTTGGGAACATTCGCTCCAAAGGAAAACACATTGTACATGGTCCAGTTGAGGTATTGGAAGGACAAAAAACCATACGCAGGCATCACGGAAGAGATTggaaaatcggatgaattAGACACAGGAAATCGAGcagttttattgaaaaattgtctgAAACCATTAGCGTTTTCCGACAATATTATGGCTGCACTGCCCAAACAGCCCTTTGTCATACCGGAAGCAGAGTACAATTCCAGGGAAAATCTTACGAAAGAGTGTATCTTCACCATAGATCCATTGACTGCAAGAGATTTGGACGATGCCGTATCTtgtaaaaaacttgaaaatggaaattatgaaATCGGCGTCCACATCTCTGACGTAAGTTATTTCATCAACGAAAATTCGGAACTTGATAATGTCATCAAGGACCAAGCAACGACAATTTACTTGGTAAACACTGTCTACCATATGCTGCCAAGAGAACTTTGCATGTTATGCTCTCTACTACCCGGCCAGGATAAGCTAACTTTCTCGGTATTTTGGGAAATGACACCAGCAGCGCAAATAGTCAGCACAAGGTTCTCGAAAACAATAATCAACTCCTGTTCGCAGTTCGCCTACGAGCATGCCCAACTCATGATTGAGCAACCGGATCGCGAATTTGAGGACGGACAATTGCCAAAAATCCACAGATTCACCCATCGTGATTTAAGCCAAACGATCAACATGCTTAATTCCATAGCCACGATTTTACGGAAAGGTCGTTACGACAATGGCTGCATCTCAATCAATCaacgaaaaatagtttttgatcTCAACGAAAATGGCGAACCGATTGCATTTCGGCCGGATGAACGAGGCGACAGTAATTTCCTGATCGAGGAATTTATGCTGTTGGCCAATCAGTCTGTGGCCAAATTTATATTCGACAAATTTCCCACCATTGCCGTGCTACGCAACCATGCACCACCGAAAGCAAATATGATGACAGAATTGGTCACGAAGATGGCTGGGCTCAACCACAAAATGGATATATCGAGCGCTAAAGCAATAGCCGATTCTATAGCGGCAATAATTCGATTATCTGGAAACAACGAGGCTGTGTCGACCGTTTTAAATTCAATGGTCGCTAAACCAATGGTTCGAGCAGA ATACATCTGCAGCGGtcatattaaaaatataactGCACTGCGACATTTCGCCCTGTCTATACCAATCTACACACATTTCACCAGTCCTATTCGACGATATCCGGACATTCTAGTACACcg GCTATTGGCAGCTGCGTTAAATCTCGCTCCTATTCCAACTCGATCTCAAGACGAGCTGAAGTCCATTGCAAGAACGTGCAATGATCAAAAGTACAACGCAAAATTGGCAGGAGAGGACAgtacaaatttatattttttgcacTATTTACGGCTTTTCGGACCAATAAAGATGCGAGCTGCGGTTAAAGAACAGTCTAAAGGCACTGACTTGCACCTGATGTTAATCGACAGCGGACATAATATTCGCGTCAATATTAAG CACAACGAGccggaaattaaattttcggtcGATGATGGAATTCCCCGTATACAATTTGTGGGctgcaaaaatttatcacCAATTCGAGtgaacattttcgatgttgtGCAAGTTGAAGTGAGTGCTAAGGACGAGAAGCTTAAAGCTAAGCTTGTTCCGCCAAATTAA
- the LOC119073436 gene encoding uncharacterized protein LOC119073436 isoform X2, with protein MASSSPSVASSDSDSDSEALHELCNNVNLGLAKANKKSSLSAITTDGSTDQINEGEASLGATPKKTKSKTGDSKKPLPETPISRRDPILQRKDSVEKVIQVIDSRTFAKAPPSTTQCADSLPKDKLILNSETLLILNLLGMPSNVREQYLIDVAKQRKLLLTNPKTNTFNVNPQLFDVNNVPQVVDFVHQFHGKPMAQDLEIPGNVARKSKQRVKKKEKEKQPARTLVFDNQKLNIAVTSEINVQGSAPQAGSSKAAMISSVSHQPRKTDNVQPNEKIGHTLKSSAQSSSMTHLNKIMDKPTKKPRTLSACEQAVSRVLRQVEAQRQNVDEECSKRAQKQLRKKLRALSLECKKQANAEKPPRKRGGRGSKKMADPGQPQSGQSHTGSTAPLVQTDVAAKNLIRNKCSQINIKIQEKLNLCANNSAKAGPSTSKHQTDDLVIESIVRGSKSDEDDSDSSSVSSDSSNFPYDEETTSYFAKSDEMESSCNEKRTGTSESAKKSALKDDLSTPSIMHTTKQTVSETNQLPLQKRTANSNAPSLINDECLLIMSLLTAKNESARNSLLQKAAVNSNIFLKKQEKKVLNDRLVKMKNVFTSPAIVKFIDDNTPKRRKEKETYESAVNELVRRYTAEADMFKYVLNELVLQNGRYAFNDPVNRKSIDSFIQSLIAANLGKIVEGDVRVNEYDNTEAYMTNDEDDRDIYFSSMLLRQCALHCTRVRAFAFTAEDQSPYARESVKRIVRGFVFEILDDQSKKQIVGKFDMKKAASNALVIIPDDRRLPRFKIDKSSDPMFSLGTFAPKENTLYMVQLRYWKDKKPYAGITEEIGKSDELDTGNRAVLLKNCLKPLAFSDNIMAALPKQPFVIPEAEYNSRENLTKECIFTIDPLTARDLDDAVSCKKLENGNYEIGVHISDVSYFINENSELDNVIKDQATTIYLVNTVYHMLPRELCMLCSLLPGQDKLTFSVFWEMTPAAQIVSTRFSKTIINSCSQFAYEHAQLMIEQPDREFEDGQLPKIHRFTHRDLSQTINMLNSIATILRKGRYDNGCISINQRKIVFDLNENGEPIAFRPDERGDSNFLIEEFMLLANQSVAKFIFDKFPTIAVLRNHAPPKANMMTELVTKMAGLNHKMDISSAKAIADSIAAIIRLSGNNEAVSTVLNSMVAKPMVRAEYICSGHIKNITALRHFALSIPIYTHFTSPIRRYPDILVHRLLAAALNLAPIPTRSQDELKSIARTCNDQKYNAKLAGEDSTNLYFLHYLRLFGPIKMRAAVKEQSKGTDLHLMLIDSGHNIRVNIKHNEPEIKFSVDDGIPRIQFVGCKNLSPIRVNIFDVVQVEVSAKDEKLKAKLVPPN; from the exons ATGGCATCATCATCACCATCTGTAGCCAGTTCCGATTCTGATTCGGATTCTGAAGCGTTACACGAGTTGTGCAATAATGTAAATTTGGGATTAGCAAaggcaaataaaaaaagttcattgtcTGCGATTACCAcag ACGGTTCAACAGATCAAATCAACGAAGGAGAAGCTTCTCTTGGTGCAACACCGAAGAAAACTAAGTCGAAAACCGGAGATAGTAAGAAACCATTACCGGAGACTCCCATTAGCCGTCGTGATCCAATTCTACAGCGAAAAGACAGCGTGGAAAAGGTCATACAAGTTATAGATTCGAGAACGTTCGCAAAAGCTCCACCGTCAACGACTCAGTGTGCTGATAGTCTTCCCAAAGACAAGTTAATTCTAAATTCCGAAACTTTGCTCATCTTAAATTTGCTTGGGATGCCTAGTAACGTAAGGGAACAGTATTTGATTGATGTGGCTAAGCAACGAAAATTGTTGCTTACCAATCCGAAAACAAACACATTCAACGTGAATCCGCAGTTGTTCGATGTCAACAACGTACCACAAGTGGTAGACTTTGTTCATCAATTTCACGGAAAACCGATGGCTCAAGATTTGGAAATTCCCGGAAACGTTGCGAGGAAATCGAAACAGAGAGttaagaagaaagaaaaggaaaagcaACCAGCTCGTACGTTGGTATTTGACAATCAAAAACTGAATATTGCAGTTACCTCAGAGATAAACGTTCAAGGAAGTGCTCCACAAGCAGGTTCATCCAAAGCTGCTATGATCTCATCCGTTTCGCATCAACCCCGAAAAACCGACAATGTCCAACCGAATGAGAAAATTGGTCATACGCTGAAGTCTTCCGCTCAGTCATCATCAATGACCCACCTGAATAAAATTATGGATAAACCCACTAAGAAACCACGCACACTCAGCGCCTGTGAACAAGCAGTTTCCCGTGTGTTACGCCAAGTCGAAGCACAACGGCAAAATGTTGATGAGGAGTGTTCGAAACGAGCACAAAAGCAACTGCGAAAGAAATTGAGAGCATTGAGTCTGGAGTGCAAGAAACAAGCGAATGCTGAAAAACCTCCTCGAAAACGTGGCGGTCGCGGATCAAAAAAAATGGCTGATCCAGGGCAGCCACAAAGTGGACAATCGCATACTGGGTCAACTGCACCCTTGGTACAGACTGATGTTGCGGCTAAAAATCTAATCCGCAATAAGTGCTCACAAATCAACATCAAAATTCaagaaaagttaaatttatgcgCAAACAATTCGGCAAAAGCGGGCCCATCGACATCCAAGCACCAAACAGACGATCTGGTGATCGAGTCCATTGTTCGAGGTAGTAAATCGGACGAAGATGACAGTGATTCCAGCTCGGTATCATCAGACTCATCAAATTTTCCATATGATGAAGAGACAACGTCCTACTTTGCCAAGTCAGACGAGATGGAGAGTTCGTGTAACGAAAAACGGACCGGGACTTCAGAATCGGCGAAAAAATCTGCGTTAAAAGACGATCTATCAACG CCATCAATCATGCACACCACAAAGCAAACTGTTTCCGAAACGAATCAATTGCCTTTGCAAAAACGCACAGCCAATTCGAATGCACCATCGCTGATAAATGACGAATGTCTCCTGATCATGTCACTGCTGACTGCTAAGAACGAATCAGCCAGAAACAGTTTACTACAGAAAGCGGCTGTTAACtcaaacattttccttaaGAAACAAGAAAAGAAAGTTCTGAATGACCGACtggttaaaatgaaaaatgtattcacATCACCAGCAATCGTTAAATTTATCGATGACAATACACCCAAGAGACGAAAGGAAAAGGAAACCTACGAGAGTGCAGTCAACGAGTTGGTTCGTCGCTACACTGCCGAAGCAGACATGTTCAAATACGTTTTGAATGAATTGGTTCTGCAGAATGGCCGGTACGCATTCAACGATCCAGTGAATAGGAAGTCTATAGACTCATTCATTCAATCCTTGATTGCTGCAAATTTgggaaaaattgttgaaggAGACGTCAGAGTCAATGAGTACGATAACACAGAAGCGTACATGACCAATGATGAAGATGATCGTGACATTTACTTCAGCTCTATGTTGCTCCGACAGTGTGCACTTCACTGTACTCGGGTCAGAGCTTTCGCATTTACAGCAGAGGATCAGTCACCATATGCAAGAGAAAGTGTCAAGCGAATCGTTCGTGGCTTTGTCTTCGAGATACTGGATGACCAGTCGAAGAAGCAAATAGTCGGAAAATTTGATATGAAGAAAGCAGCTTCTAATGCTCTTGTTATTATTCCGGACGACCGACGTCTTCCCCGATTCAAAATTGACAAGTCTTCCGATCCAATGTTTTCTTTGGGAACATTCGCTCCAAAGGAAAACACATTGTACATGGTCCAGTTGAGGTATTGGAAGGACAAAAAACCATACGCAGGCATCACGGAAGAGATTggaaaatcggatgaattAGACACAGGAAATCGAGcagttttattgaaaaattgtctgAAACCATTAGCGTTTTCCGACAATATTATGGCTGCACTGCCCAAACAGCCCTTTGTCATACCGGAAGCAGAGTACAATTCCAGGGAAAATCTTACGAAAGAGTGTATCTTCACCATAGATCCATTGACTGCAAGAGATTTGGACGATGCCGTATCTtgtaaaaaacttgaaaatggaaattatgaaATCGGCGTCCACATCTCTGACGTAAGTTATTTCATCAACGAAAATTCGGAACTTGATAATGTCATCAAGGACCAAGCAACGACAATTTACTTGGTAAACACTGTCTACCATATGCTGCCAAGAGAACTTTGCATGTTATGCTCTCTACTACCCGGCCAGGATAAGCTAACTTTCTCGGTATTTTGGGAAATGACACCAGCAGCGCAAATAGTCAGCACAAGGTTCTCGAAAACAATAATCAACTCCTGTTCGCAGTTCGCCTACGAGCATGCCCAACTCATGATTGAGCAACCGGATCGCGAATTTGAGGACGGACAATTGCCAAAAATCCACAGATTCACCCATCGTGATTTAAGCCAAACGATCAACATGCTTAATTCCATAGCCACGATTTTACGGAAAGGTCGTTACGACAATGGCTGCATCTCAATCAATCaacgaaaaatagtttttgatcTCAACGAAAATGGCGAACCGATTGCATTTCGGCCGGATGAACGAGGCGACAGTAATTTCCTGATCGAGGAATTTATGCTGTTGGCCAATCAGTCTGTGGCCAAATTTATATTCGACAAATTTCCCACCATTGCCGTGCTACGCAACCATGCACCACCGAAAGCAAATATGATGACAGAATTGGTCACGAAGATGGCTGGGCTCAACCACAAAATGGATATATCGAGCGCTAAAGCAATAGCCGATTCTATAGCGGCAATAATTCGATTATCTGGAAACAACGAGGCTGTGTCGACCGTTTTAAATTCAATGGTCGCTAAACCAATGGTTCGAGCAGA ATACATCTGCAGCGGtcatattaaaaatataactGCACTGCGACATTTCGCCCTGTCTATACCAATCTACACACATTTCACCAGTCCTATTCGACGATATCCGGACATTCTAGTACACcg GCTATTGGCAGCTGCGTTAAATCTCGCTCCTATTCCAACTCGATCTCAAGACGAGCTGAAGTCCATTGCAAGAACGTGCAATGATCAAAAGTACAACGCAAAATTGGCAGGAGAGGACAgtacaaatttatattttttgcacTATTTACGGCTTTTCGGACCAATAAAGATGCGAGCTGCGGTTAAAGAACAGTCTAAAGGCACTGACTTGCACCTGATGTTAATCGACAGCGGACATAATATTCGCGTCAATATTAAG CACAACGAGccggaaattaaattttcggtcGATGATGGAATTCCCCGTATACAATTTGTGGGctgcaaaaatttatcacCAATTCGAGtgaacattttcgatgttgtGCAAGTTGAAGTGAGTGCTAAGGACGAGAAGCTTAAAGCTAAGCTTGTTCCGCCAAATTAA
- the LOC119073462 gene encoding zinc finger protein 181-like, which translates to MANKVESEAALKLQLKNKRLCRFCCSTSDTLSNIYSTENRIKSKAPLPLQIISTISIEVFTNDGMPSLICDSCRLLMDFCYRFKQMCKKADTLLKQFPLTGTWPEKLVLPQYPDELLKAPVKFTVPQAIKREPSNEQVFEISPKRIRTELPRPSSKSPTKSPPSTSQPTIKFLNRSSQSNASSAVNSKHIVVVKGETGNEEIEVIETPVPEAPAPAPKILNKNPKILNKNARSYAEPKLCEPIIRTDDQGNVEIVTVILENEQDPLKVADPVETNVFPCPYCERSFPLKQLLDIHVTNHTRERKFSCDICEKLFFSKYDLSKHALIHSGEKPFQCVVCSKSFSRSTLLSRHEKIHVEQPKHVCSFCDRKYLNAEDLEKHIERHKKNRPFPCNLCGKSFAFKQGLERHEVIHQKDQPYQCEHCDQSFSTPNKLARHLTAHAGQRPFPCRLCPKSYLLSHHLTRHLRSHKDGEGSYKCSDCDKLFTVRDDLIYHSAIHATQNLTCPLCKLKFNSLDDVTDHIKSHTLSEQYACEFCDLIFTTEDQLVSHSQVEHSDEQAAYDEDDKTRKGKETEIDYHETLFVEPFEQKPLNIINEPDNQDENMSDGTDVPYTGEVEEFALLSVKKSTNRKVFKGNNRDVEKRLTRSADLKKTSPSAKLPVLTKVNIQNVPKGITITKKTVAATQKPIAEATTKSENETKSKKTTPDSSPDSKPSGSQKLAVKAKPEAKNTSPKSAANDVQKVKLTKAQVAAMAKEGKIAVKDGKVFLRNGSSKTAK; encoded by the exons ATGGCCAATAAAGTTGAGAGTGAGGCCGCATTAAAATTACAGTTGAAAAATAAGCGACTGTGCAGATTTTGCTGTTCAACAAGCGACACATTGAGTAATATTTattcaacagaaaatcgtATCAAAAGTAAAGCTCCGTTGCCACTGCAAATCATTTCCACCATATCAATTGAA GTTTTTACAAACGATGGTATGCCCTCGTTGATATGTGACTCTTGTCGTCTTTTGATGGATTTCTGCTACCGTTTCAagcaaatgtgtaaaaaagcCGACACATTGCTGAAGCAATTTCCACTGACTGGTACATGGCCGGAAAAATTGGTTCTTCCACAATATCCCGACGAGTTGCTAAAGGCGCCGGTAAAATTTACTGTCCCTCAAGCCATCAAACGAGAACCTAGCAACGAACAGGTTTTCGAAATATCGCCAAAGCGCATACGAACCGAATTGCCAAGACCTTCGTCAAAAAGTCCAACGAAATCACCGCCAAGTACGTCTCAACCTACAATCAAATTCTTGAACCGATCATCACAGTCGAATGCATCCAGCGCCGTCAATTCTAAGCatattgttgttgtaaaaGGTGAAACGGGGAACGAAGAAATCGAAGTTATCGAAACACCAGTGCCAGAAGCGCCAGCTCCAGCACCGAaaattcttaacaaaaatccCAAAATTCTCAACAAAAATGCGAGAAGTTACGCTGAGCCGAAACTTTGCGAGCCAATCATTCGCACCGACGATCAAGGAAATGTGGAAATTGTTACAGTGATTTTAGAGAATGAACAGGATCCGTTGAAAGTTGCCGATCCAGTCGAGACCAATGTTTTTCCATGTCCATACTGTGAACGCAGCTTTCCATTGAAACAGTTATTGGACATTCACGTCACGAATCATACAAGagaacgaaaattttcttgcGACATTTGCGAGAAGTTATTCTTCAGCAAGTACGATCTGTCCAAGCATGCTCTCATTCATTCCGGGGAGAAACCGTTCCAGTGTGTGGTCTGTTCGAAATCGTTTTCTAGATCCACATTGCTGTCACGTCACGAAAAAATTCACGTCGAACAACCGAAGCATGTGTGCTCCTTCTGTgaccgaaaatatttgaatgccGAAGATTTGGAGAAGCACATCGAACGACATAAGAAGAATCGTCCATTCCCATGCAATTTGTGTGGAAAAAGTTTTGCCTTCAAACAAGGACTCGAACGACACGAAGTGATTCATCAGAAAG ATCAACCCTACCAATGCGAACACTGCGATCAAAGTTTTTCCACTCCAAACAAATTGGCTCGTCATTTAACGGCACATGCTGGCCAACGCCCGTTCCCATGTCGACTATGTCCAAAGTCGTACTTGCTCAGTCATCATTTGACTCGACACCTTCGCTCACACAAGGATGGCGAAGGATCGTACAAATGTAGCGATTGTGACAAAT TGTTCACCGTTCGAGACGATTTGATTTACCATTCGGCTATTCATGCCACTCAAAATTTGACTTGTCCATTGTGCAAGCTGAAATTCAACAGCTTAGATGACGTCACTGATCACATCAAATCCCATACACTGTCCGAGCAATATGCCTGCGAATTCTGTGATCTAATCTTTACCACGGAAGACCAGCTCGTTTCCCACAGTCAAGTGGAACACTCTGATGAACAG GCCGCTTATGACGAGGACGATAAAACACGCAAAGGCAAAGAGACCGAGATCGATTATCATGAGACACTTTTTGTTGAACCGTTCGAACAGAAACCGTTAAACATTATCAACGAACCAGATAATCAGGATGAAAATATGTCTGATGGAACGGACGTCCCATACACAGGCGAGGTGGAAGAGTTCGCTTTACTCTCTGTAAAGAAATCAACCAACCGCAAGGTGTTCAAAGGCAACAATCGTGATGTGGAAAAGCGACTGACCCGTTCAGCTGATCTAAAGAAGACAAGTCCTTCGGCCAAACTGCCAGTACTAACGAAAGTGAACATCCAAAATGTTCCCAAGGGCATCACAATTACCAAGAAAACAGTAGCGGCTACTCAAAAACCAATCGCCGAAGCAACTACGAAGTCTGAAAATGAGACTAAATCGAAGAAAACCACTCCGGACTCCAGTCCAGACAGTAAGCCGAGTGGATCGCAGAAATTAGCCGTAAAAGCAAAGCCTGAAGCCAAGAATACGTCTCCGAAAAGTGCGGCCAATGACGTACAGAAAGTTAAACTGACGAAAGCTCAGGTCGCTGCTATGGCTAAAGAAGGTAAAATAGCCGTCAAGGATGGTAAAGTTTTTTTAAGGAATGGTTCGAGCAAAACGGCGAAGTAG